The DNA segment CTTTTTGTACCCAAATGTTCACAGCTTGGGGCCTAGAACAACACCTGGTCTCTAGTCCATGCTCAAAAAGTAtctttgtaggggcgcctgggtggctcagttggctaagcatccgactcttgatttccactcaggtcatgatctcatgcgtcctgagatcaagccccaggtcaggctctgcactcattggggagtctgcttgagattctttccctctgcccttccccccacttgtgcttgctctctctctctctctctctctctcagataaataaatctttggggggaaaaattatGTGTGTATCCAAGGTTAGAGAGGACCAAGCAGGGCTGAGGGAAGTTGACTCTTGCCAACAGCAGAGGTTCTGTGGGAGAAGAGGTACCAGGCCGTGAACTGGGAGACCTGCCCCCAGGGGACTGGAGAGATGTGGCATGCTGGCCACTCCTGGCCTATCCCGTAGGGGCTCAGACCTGTGGGATGCTGGTACCTCTTGTGTCCCCTGTGCCCCCTGCACCCTTCTTCTCACCTCTCTTACCCCTTGCCTCGATGCCCTATTAACACCTTTAGGGCCCTTTTGTGGCCCTCCATGCCCCCTGAGCCCCTCAGAACCTCCTTATGCCCCTTCATTACTTCCTCATCCCCTCAGGCAtgtcccagctcccagctcagctgcccTCTTTGGCCCTTGCCACTTGGTTACCCGGGCTGCAAAGGCGCCAAGCCAGGAAGGTGGCAGCTCAGATCTCTAGCCCCAGGAGCCTGGTGGAGAATTTGTCGTGGCCTCGCGAGGGCGAGGACATGGTGCAAATCACAAGTGAGCAGGACTGAGCTGGACTGGGTGGAAACAGCTGCCCAAAAGGGATTGGGGTTTAAGGGATGGCCGGGGATTCTCCTGCCAGGGCTCCGGGGTGGTCGGGTGGCtaggggtggagaggagagctGACTTCAGCACCACGTAGGCTCAATTTCACACCCGCttctgctgtttgttttgtgCGGGTATCCTGGGACAGTCAtttgctctctgagcctcagtttccttgtttgtaaaatggggacaacaaTAGTTTAGCCCCAGGGTTTTGGTGGTGATGAAGTGAGATCATACGAGTTTTCCTGGGCGCCCTGAAGCTAGCCAGATTAATTAAAGGTGGGAAAACAGCTTCGGACAGTCCTCTTATTCCCACATACATGGATGGAATAAAACAGtatcaagaagagaaaggaggctaATGTGTCTGGCTGCACAAAGAGAGAAGTAGTGGAATCTACTGCCTGCCTGCGCCTCTTAATCTTCTGTCCCTGGTGCTGGGGCAGAACTCCCTCTGCACTAGGTGTTCTCCCTATGACGCAGGTGGACATGGATGGGGACTCCTTCCCATGGCGTGTCCATGCAAGGGCTACAtgccctctgcccaccacctgccgtggctatctctctctcttgtACATCAAGGTCTTTGAGAGCCCAGGACCTAGAGCACCAGCATCCCCTGGgcgcttgttagaaatgcagaatcccggggcgcctgggtggcacagcggttaagcgtctgccttaggctcagggcgtgatcctggcgttatgggatcgagccccacatcaggctcagaatctgcattttaacaagatctccagagGGTTCAACCCCAGGAGACTGACGTGCACATTAAAGGCTGCAGCACTAGGTGCAGATTTAGAGCACCTCCAGCTAAAATGCATGAGATTCACAACTTTCAAGTGTGATGGTGTTTGATGCTGTCACTGGAAATTTTCTCTCAAGCTACAAGAGCACATCTACATAACATTTGGAAATTGGTATTTCATTCATCCTGGGAGGGTATATTCCTCATCTCTATAGTATGACcctatattaattttcttttaactaaaCCATTTAGCCGAAATTCTACAGAATACAGTTTTAAAGATAAATCACATTTAAGCTTGCAATAGAAGACTCTTTTCTATGCTTCTCCATTCCCAGATCAACCACTTTTAATGctgttatttctctttgtatttataCTTCTGTTGCTATGTCTTAATTTTTCTACATCTAAATGTTATCTGTAGAGTTCCTGCTATGGAATTAAGGATTTGCCTTCctaccaccctccccccccccacatctctTCAAGTACACAAGCAAACTCCTTCCATCCTCCTGAAGAGCTAAGTCACCGGAGTCAATATTCAGTGCTATTATGACCATGTAAATATTATTGTCCAACTTTTTGTGTTCCCTAGAGTTAGTAATTACATTGTTTTATCATTTGCTTGGTTTTGTTAGCCATCAATTCCTAATTTAATCCCAAAGTGACCAACAGaactgaacatttattttgaacaTATCTAAAAACTGCAGATAATCAATCTCATTCTCTTCTGGAGACATCCCTCCTGGAGCATCTTGCTTTTGATTCCAGCTTGGGTTGTTCACTTTCTTGCACAGCCGACATCCTGAGCCTTTCTCATCATCCCTTTCCTGTTTAGCCTCATTTCTCGACTCCCACATTGTCCCTCTTAGTTCAATGCCTTGTTTTGCCGAAGCACATCCTCCAGTAGCTTTCTAGGAAAGAGTGTTTGTGAGGTCAAATTTTTGAGAAGTTTTTGGACAGATCTACATTTTTAGGTTGGAAATCATTTTCCCTCAGAATTCTGCGGGCATTGCTTTATTACTCTGGGAAGAGCCAGAGCAAAAACAATTCATGAATGGTCCCAAGGGCCAGGGCCATTGGCTCTATGCCAATGATGTCAAGTCCACCAGGCTTGAGTCTTGGGACAGGACCTGCTGGAGGTAGATATGCTGCCAGATTCTTGCTGTCTCCTCTCCTAGGCGCTGTATGGCCACTGTCTCTTTTCCCCAGCCCCATCATTTTCCCCTCAAAGTATGATAACGTGGACAAGGCTCCTGTCCTTAGTTATGATCCACTTCCACTCTTGCCTCTCAAATCCCTCATCTAAGATGTGTTGGAACCTCTGTAGCTACCACCCACTTACCGGTTATCGTGGGGCTAGGTTTCCTTTTCGGATGATCAACCCCTCCTTATATGTTCATATGCCTTACTTTAATTCTTAGAGGGTCACTTTAATCTCCAGTTTGGGGATTACTATGTTGTGGCCCTCTTACATGATCTATGCCATTTCTGGAATCCCAGGATCTGGAACACTTCCCACAGACTACAGGGCTTAGAAacagccccctccagccccaccctgtAGCAGTCCTGTGGGAGCCCAGCCCCAGAAAGTCTCAGGGTGCTTCCTGGCAGAGCCTGTCTCTGTATTTCGGGGCCGCAGTCCTGAAAATTCCCCCACAAGGGCCCACAGGCATCCCCCAGCTCTCAGGGGAGGGTAAGCTGCCGACAGGAAGACTGAATGATTGCCCCTGGACACACAGCTCTGGGAACCCGCAGGAGAAAGAAACCAGCCCTTCCTCTCTTGCTCAGCTGCCCATGTGATGATGGGGTTAGAATGCCTTCCTGGTAACTCAGATCCTCACGGGGGGTCCTGGGGCAGAGAATCCGCCAAGGCAAGAGGATGAGTCTTAGTTCTCAGAAGTCACTGACTTCCTTCTGGCTAAGCCCCACCTAAGTCACCAGCTGCTTAGGCGGCCAAAACCAGCAGCAGCCCCCTCTGTACCCCAGGACCCCTCCTGGCAATAGATCACAATGCCCCAGCTACCCAGTCCCAGAACGGCTGACTGAAGGGGGGCGGTGAGGAAGGTGTGGCgggtgggtgtgtggggagggggagattcCCATGGAGCTCACTCTTGAGTGTCTGCCAGGGCCTCGccccctcccacacacccacccactcccactccctcccaACACTAGTCCTTCCTGTcacctccacctccctccatGACCCAGCTCTGCTTACCCAGGCCCAAAGCCCTTGCTTATCCTATCCCAGTCCCTCCCAGAggcctgggtgctggggaggagtCCCATAGTCCAGTGGGTCCATGTATGTCCCCCTGGAGCCCTAGCGTCACCCAGCTCTGGGACAGTGTCCTCAGGGGGCACTGGGGCTGACAATCCGCACAGTCTTTTCCACGGCCGGCCCAGCCTCACTGCTGCTGTTGCTACTGGTCAGCTTCCTGGCCTTCGACCTGCTCCACTGGTAAGTGTGCAGCCAGCTGGCAGGCAGGCAAGTGCAGGCAGGTGAGCAAGCGGTCAACTGCCCGAAGCCCAGCTGCCACCCTCTCTCTCCACAGGCCCGCAGGCCCCCGCCAGCCACAGCACACACTTCTCACGGGAGGCCAGAGTCAGGGGGCCGGTGAGGGTCCGGGACAGGAGGGGGCTGTACTCCTGCCTACGGTGGCAGTCACGGGAGGCGtcagcccccaggaggccctgggcctggggctgctcCTGGGAGCCCGCGGCGTGCCCTTGGCCCTGCTTGGCCTGGCTTTTTGCCTCCATCCTTGGGCCTGAGTGCCCTCCAGAAATACACCGGCCGTGCTGCTTCCCCAGATCGCCTTTTCCTCCGTCCTGGGTTGAGCAGGCAGTATGGTTCCCCTTTATCTCCAGCCTGAACTGCAGGGGACATTTGGCCCCCCAATATGGGCAGCAGATACCTGGGTCTGAGCCTAAGACAACAATAGAAGGCGAGCTAAGGgacagggagcccagggcaggatGTGGCAGTCACCTCTGAGCTTGTGAGTTGGGGGTGGCCATTCTGGCCTCCTCTGTGGTTCTAGAGAATGAGTGTCCAGAAGGACTTACAGGAGAGCAGAATGGGACTGGAGATCAGTTAGCAGGGGAGGAACAGGGATCCAGAAAGGGCTTCCCACAAGAAAGCCCAAGAATCTGCATCTGTGGACTCACCAGACACCCCTGCCAGCCTGGAGGGTCCGTGGAGAGGGATTCAGGTGAGCCTCACATCCAGCAGAGgctggaccccacccccacccgcgtCACAATGGGGATCCtcgggggagggcggggggggggtaagGGACGGAGGGGGCTGCGCTCTGGCTGCTAGGCCATCCTGGGAGCTGCAGGAAGCAACATGACTTAGGTGGCTCTGCCCAGAGGTAAGACCCAGGCCCCAGctcacagccccccccccccgcgctgGTACCCTCCTGACCCCTGCACCTCCACCTGCCCGAAGGTCCCAGGCGTCTCCAGGGCTGCTCCTGCAGCTGGCCCGGCCCTCTCCCCAGGTGCACCAGGCATGACGCAGCAGCCGCAAGTGGACACAGATGCCATCGGGGCCGGCGAGGGGCCGCAACGGGCCATGCCCTGGTCAGCCTGGATCACGCGGCAAGACTGGGTGCGCTGGTGCATGTGCCATGTGCCTCGGAGCTGGGCCCAGTGGTGGGCCACGTCGGGCTGGCGGCAGCCCCTCCAGCGTGTGGTGTGGGGACTGGAGGGGTTCTTCTACCTGCTGCTGGCGCTGATGCTGTGCCACGCGCTCTTCACCACCGGCTCCTACCTGCTGAGCTCCCTGTGGCCTGTCGTGGCCGCAGCGTGGCGCCACCTGCTGCCCGCTGTCCTGCTGCTGGTGCTCAGTGCCCTCCCCGCCCTGCTCTTCACCGCCTCTTTCCTGCTGCTTTTCTCTACACTGCTGAGCCTCGTGGGCCTCCTCATTTCCATGTCGCACCCAGACTACACCCAGGACTTGGACCAATAGAAGGGCAACCCCATCCCGCTGCCTGTGTCTGTTGAGCCCTGGCCTAGGGCCTGAGGacccggggagggggagggcagtggCTTCAGCAGGCCCCAGAACCCCCGTCCCTAGCATTGCTCGGGCCAGGGGTGATGTGGCCAGAGCTGCCCAGGTAGACTGGCCTGACCTCTGGCCACTCCCTCAAGCCGATGCTACAGGTATTTGGTGCGGAGCATCGGGGGCTTTGAGAAGAAGGGGCAGGGCAGAAGGGTGAGCCAGGGGCAGCGCTTGGCCAAGCCACCGAGAGTTCCCACCAGGGTGTGGTGACACCACTAGGGCTCCCTTAGCAACTGGCAGCCGCTTTTTCTCGCAGCTGCTCAGCTGTCTCAGCTTCGGACTCATTGAGAACTTCTAGCTCGGTAGCTCTGGACTGGCCATTCCCTCCACTAACCCCCACTTTCCCCAGGCTCTAGAAAGGGCCCACTGACAGAAACCTAGCTGAGAGAGGGCTGGCCAGAAGGCCCATGAGACCTCGACCAACTCACCTCCCACTCCTTTCTGCCCAGGCATCCCCCACTCCCTAGACTCCCTACCTTCTGCCTCAGTGAGCATCCCCAAGTCTGGGAAGGGGGCCAGCTAGGGTGGTGAGGATCCCAGAGGAGACCTACTTTAAGATTCCTAAAGTCTGTGatggaaaaatgaacaagaagTCCCATTTCCCCACTTATACAATGTGTGGCCATGGCCAATTAATTCTTTTGAACCCCTgtcatggggttgttgtgagtCAAAGGCAATACTACTTATGTGTGAGGTAAAGACcagaaaactgtaagatattatATTGAAGTCTGAGAATAATCTGTAGGCTCAAAGGGTCTTTTGACCCTGAAGGTGGTTGGTTGAAAGAGCGGGAAGCTCCCTTAGGCTGTCAGAGAAATGCTCTGTCATGCATACAGTTTTGGCCCTCTGATGGTAAACAGGGGTGGATGGGTGTGGACGAAATGTAAAAGGTCGTGTGACATGAAATCTTGAAACGTGCACATGTTGAAGTCTCCTGATTGTGAAATGCttggggctggggcctggcaACAGGACACGCCTGGACAGCTGTGTGAGTGGAGAAAGCAGAGCCCGTGGGTTTCCAAAGCTGTCCCGACTGCTGCTCACAGCTCCAGAAAGGTCTGGAAGGTGGAATCCCTTCATGCCCAGCATCCTGGCCCTTCACACAGTAGCTAACTCTCTAAACACGACAGTGATCTGTTATTACCAAGTAAGGCCCATGGTAGACAGTTCTACCCACAGCTCAGACCTGCCCACCGGACTCCCACCGGTTCCTGACCCTCCCTGTCTTCCAGTTGTGACCCCACTAGATAGCTAACCCTAAAACTTCTGCTCCTAAAACCTTAGAACCAAAGTTCCTCTCTCTTGCCGCCTAAACATACAGGCCATGAGTACTGGCCCCTAGAACCTaagtttatttttgctaaaaCCCATTTGCTGTGGAGTTTCATAACCACGTGGGCCACTGGTCAGAGGCCTTCAGCGTCAGTGCCCCAAACCTCAGGCACTGTCTTTCCTTCCCGTGTCCTTGTGGTTCTCCCTCAAATGTGGCCTGGTGGTAAGGACAAGGCAGGACATGGGGGTGGTAAAGCCTCATGGTTAGCATGGGCCCTGGGCTGTTGGCTGAGgatgggtttgaatcccagcactGTTACTTTCTAGCTCCATGGCCTTGCTGGAAATTGCTAAACCTTCTTGAACTTCATTTTCCTCAAGGGTAAAACCAAGGCAAAAACACCTGTTTTAGGGCCCCTGAGGGGCTCGTGGCCTGTGGGCAAAATTCCTGGACTGACTCCTCACGCCACAAGCTGTAGCTATGCtaccccattttagagatgaggaatcAGGCTCAGGATCGCCGTTTGCCAGTGGCAAAGCCAGtgtgtttgaatcctggttcACCTTAGCGGGCTGCTCAAGCAAACTCGACGGAGGAAATACAACCGCAGGGAAGACGCTGGGGCTTCTCAATGCCCGTTCTTAAGAGCCCCTGTCAGGGACGGAGCCAGGATGTCAGTCTTGGATCTCTCACTGGCTTGGCTGGCCATTGCTGGCCAGGGATATCACTTCAGAGCCCCGGGGCCATTCTGACGAGGGAGAGAGGAGGTTTTGGCCCAGACCAGACACACTGCGGGGACAGGGGCAGGAAGGGTATGG comes from the Ailuropoda melanoleuca isolate Jingjing chromosome 13, ASM200744v2, whole genome shotgun sequence genome and includes:
- the C13H20orf141 gene encoding LOW QUALITY PROTEIN: uncharacterized protein C20orf141 homolog (The sequence of the model RefSeq protein was modified relative to this genomic sequence to represent the inferred CDS: inserted 1 base in 1 codon), with the protein product MTQLCLPRPKALAYPIPVPPRGLGAGEESHSPVGPCMSPWSPSVTQLWDSVLXGALGLTIRTVFSTAGPASLLLLLLVSFLAFDLLHWPAGPRQPQHTLLTGGQSQGAGEGPGQEGAVLLPTVAVTGGVSPQEALGLGLLLGARGVPLALLGLAFCLHPWA
- the TMEM239 gene encoding transmembrane protein 239, translating into MTQQPQVDTDAIGAGEGPQRAMPWSAWITRQDWVRWCMCHVPRSWAQWWATSGWRQPLQRVVWGLEGFFYLLLALMLCHALFTTGSYLLSSLWPVVAAAWRHLLPAVLLLVLSALPALLFTASFLLLFSTLLSLVGLLISMSHPDYTQDLDQ